The following are encoded together in the Macadamia integrifolia cultivar HAES 741 chromosome 10, SCU_Mint_v3, whole genome shotgun sequence genome:
- the LOC122091199 gene encoding uncharacterized protein LOC122091199: protein MVGNSVSLAMAESEISALKEALQTQQHLLQKVYDDLEEEREASASAASEALSMILRLQGEKGAEKMEASQYKRLVEEKLHHAEECLSVFEDLMYSKEMEIASLEFQIQAYRYKLLSLGFGDPCVGKMKFQDSQYLRRNEVQIEEIGLPGNVRRNNSLPPIPLKDAQLKKKRKVENEGSAAPLQELITKKNDEETQVVSEESVVGDFNSYWEKIKRLDERVKELSYRRDIERVESDLISRNHDVSSTMATSSMLTGISRTRSLSTAASRDLSVDTVGRATPIKMGPEGTSLCSTYKVEDSDGFLGSDASSGIPCLESETTRSSVHSTTVHDVFEVPQNHENKRICVSQKQEQKLIFKGETTRLRKQQSVPPETPEYYHKEKDEWVKKVLLFAHRDCKSPKLRDGVDFRLPFSDPVSSPQSEVQQLKKRIELLEKDRTITQESSDRGEEQLKLLRDINEQLKMIQSEIDNFKSKKSPSRDESQFLSLIEAMLCCSL from the exons ATGGTTGGAAATAGTGTATCTTTAGCCATGGCCGAAAGTGAGATTTCTGCTCTAAAAGAAGCGCTTCAAACTCAACAACACCTTCTGCAAAAAGTCTACGACGACcttgaagaggagagagaagcctCAGCTAGCGCAGCAAGTGAAGCTCTATCCATGATTTTGCGTCTACAAGGGGAAAAGGGTGCAGAGAAGATGGAAGCTAGTCAATATAAAAGATTGGTAGAGGAAAAATTGCATCATGCTGAGGAATGTCTGTCGGTTTTTGAGGATCTCATGTATTCAAAAGAAATGGAGATCGCTTCTCTAGAGTTCCAAATTCAGGCTTACAGATACAAATTACTAAGCTTGGGATTTGGTGATCCATGTGTTGGGAAAATGAAATTCCAGGACAGTCAATATTTGAGGAGAAATGAAGTTCAAATTGAGGAGATTGGTCTTCCTGGAAATGTGAGAAGGAACAACTCTCTGCCTCCAATTCCACTTAAAGATGCACAGTTGAAGAAGAAGCGCAAGGTTGAAAATGAAGGATCAGCAGCTCCACTGCAAGAATTGATTACAAAGAAGAATGATGAAGAGACACAGGTGGTGTCTGAGGAATCTGTGGTTGGTGACTTTAATTCATACTGGGAAAAAATCAAAAGGTTGGATGAACGAGTAAAAGAGTTATCATATAGAAGAGATATTGAGAGAGTAGAGTCTGATTTGATTTCAAGAAATCATGATGTTTCCTCAACCATGGCAACATCTTCCATGTTGACGGGTATCTCAAGGACCCGTTCGCTGAGTACAGCAGCGAGCAGAGACCTGTCTGTTGATACAGTGGGACGAGCCACACCAATTAAAATGGGCCCTGAAGGTACATCTTTATGTTCAACTTATAAGGTTGAAGATTCTGATGGTTTTCTGGGATCTGATGCATCTAGTGGTATTCCGTGTTTGGAAAGTGAAACAACCAGAAGTTCAGTCCATTCGACAACTGTGCATGATGTTTTTGAAGTCCCacaaaatcatgaaaataaaagaatttgtgTATCACAGAAACAAGAACAAAAGCTGATCTTCAAAGGAGAGACCACCAGGCTCAGGAAGCAGCAATCAGTCCCACCAGAAACACCTGAATACTACcacaaagaaaaagatgagTGGGTAAAGAAAGTCTTGCTATTTGCGCATCGTGACTGCAAGTCACCTAAATTAAGAGATGGGGTTGATTTTCGTTTACCTTTTTCTGATCCCGTATCTTCACCTCAGTCTGAGGTTCAGCAGCTTAAGAAGAGAATTGAGCTACTTGAGAAGGACAGGACCATAACGCAAGAATCATCTGACAGAGGGGAAGAGCAATTGAAATTGTTGAGGGATATAAATGAGCAGCTTAAGATGATACAATCTGAGATAGATAATTTTAAATCTAAGAAGTCTCCTTCACGTGATGAGTCTCAGTTTTTGTCTCTCATTGAG GCAATGCTCTGCTGTTCGCTCTAG
- the LOC122092436 gene encoding putative leucine-rich repeat receptor-like serine/threonine-protein kinase At2g24130, protein MAAFIMKEVMLALFLQSMILAFCKHQQHSLLTDKAALLTFRMAIISDPNSALANWNEATDVCNFTGVECGWRHHRARRLILNRTGIVGKISPSIGNLTGLRYLDLSENYLYGSIPPELASIRQLHRLELDINSLQGGIPESLSLLPNLTSIRIRSNKLTGTIPASIFSNCTSLRYIDLSDNKLTGNIPAEIGIPKGLWNINLYTNSFTGKIPFTLSNLSELFLLDVENNNLSGELPTEIVEKLQNLAIIHLSYNNMVSHDSNTNLEPFFTSLTNCSVEELELAGMGLGGRLPNTIDQLGNRLLTLELQENQIVGPIPPNIAKLSNLTLLNLSTNLLNGTIPLEIGHFKMLQRLVLSNNLLTAVIPATLGQITSLGLLDLSKNSLVGGIPPSLGNLTQLTYLFLNNNQLSGAIPPEIGKCKGLYKLDLSYNRLTGRIPQQISGLSEIRQFLNLSHNFLRGNLPLEISKMESVQEIDLSANNLSGIIFPQLSSCIAVSLVNLSHNSFQGKLPDSLGDLRNLEVLDVSNNHLSDRIPASLSRCPSLTLLNLSFNDFNGSIPTGGIFNLVTNYTFLGNIRLCGSVSGLNICYKKQHWIHSRKKLTLVCTIASASAFLATIVCVIGLRHIKGILYSRKEDAFSHSAPTMKSNFPRLTYRELSEATRGFDQEMMIGSGSYGHVYKGVLGNGTIVAVKVLKLQTGNSTKSFNRECQVLKRIRHRNLMRIVTACSLPDFKALVLPYMENGSLERHLYPHSDQGTGLRSASSDLSLIQRVNICSDVAEGMAYLHHHSPIKVIHCDLKPSNVLLNDDMTALVSDFGIARLVMNIEAGNTGVVEKMGESTANMLTGSIGYIAPEYGYGSKTSTKGDVYSFGILVLEMVTRKRPTDDMFVGGLSLHKWVKTHYHGRMEKVIDFSLMRAAREQAPEARKMWEVTIGELIELGLLCTQEATSTRPSMLDAADDLDRLKRYIDGDTTATFASSLGISSSTVGEDL, encoded by the exons ATGGCAGCATTCATCATGAAGGAAGTCATGTTGGCTCTATTCCTTCAATCTATGATTCTAGCCTTTTGTAAACACCAGCAACATTCCTTGCTCACTGACAAGGCTGCTCTGTTAACTTTCAGAATGGCCATAATATCTGACCCAAACTCTGCACTTGCTAATTGGAATGAAGCGACCGACGTATGCAATTTCACTGGAGTTGAGTGTGGTTGGCGGCACCATCGTGCAAGAAGACTCATACTGAATAGAACTGGTATTGTGGGTAAGATTTCTCCATCCATTGGAAATCTCACCGGACTTCGTTACCTTGATCTCTCTGAGAACTACTTATATGGCTCTATTCCACCTGAACTAGCATCTATACGACAACTTCATAGACTGGAGCTTGATATAAATAGCCTACAAGGTGGAATACCAGagtctctctccctccttcctAATCTGACTTCTATCAGAATTCGCAGTAACAAACTTACAGGTACAATTCCAGCTTCTATCTTCTCCAATTGCACCTCTTTGAGATATATAGATCTCTCTGACAACAAACTCACTGGCAATATTCCAGCAGAGATTGGAATTCCAAAGGGCTTATGGAATATCAATTTATATACAAATTCCTTTACTGGAAAAATTCCATTTACTCTGTCAAATTTGTCAGAGTTGTTTCTATTGGATGTGGAGAACAACAACCTTTCGGGTGAATTGCCAACAGAAATTGTAGAGAAGCTTCAAAATCTAGCTATTATTCACTTATCATATAATAATATGGTTAGCCATGACAGTAACACTAATCTTGAGCCATTCTTCACCTCCCTCACAAATTGTTCTGTAGAAGAGCTTGAATTGGCAGGTATGGGACTTGGAGGAAGACTGCCCAATACCATAGATCAACTCGGAAACAGATTATTGACTCTTGAACTACAAGAAAACCAAATTGTTGGACCAATCCCTCCAAATATTGCAAAGCTCTCAAATCTCACACTGTTGAACTTGTCAACCAACCTTTTGAATGGGACAATTCCACTAGAGATTGGTCATTTCAAGATGTTACAACGACTTGTATTGTCTAACAACTTACTAACAGCTGTAATTCCAGCCACACTGGGACAGATTACTTCACTTGGTCTACTTGATCTGTCAAAGAACAGTTTAGTTGGAGGAATTCCACCGAGTCTAGGAAATCTTACTCAATTAACTTATTTGTTCCTCAACAACAACCAACTTTCAGGAGCAATACCTCCTGAGATTGGTAAGTGCAAGGGCTTGTACAAGCTAGATTTGTCTTATAACAGATTAACAGGAAGAATCCCTCAACAAATATCTGGGCTTAGTGAGATCAGACAGTTTTTGAATCTTTCTCACAATTTTCTCCGAGGGAATTTGCCGCTTGAAATTAGCAAGATGGAATCAGTTCAAGAGATTGATCTGTCAGCGAACAACCTGTCTGGAATCATCTTTCCTCAATTGTCAAGCTGTATTGCTGTTAGCCTAGTCAATCTGTCACATAATTCTTTTCAAGGGAAGCTTCCTGACTCTTTGGGTGACCTTCGGAATCTTGAGGTACTCGATGTTTCTAACAATCACTTATCCGACAGGATCCCAGCGAGCCTCAGCAGATGTCCTAGCCTCACTCTATTGAATCTTTCATTTAATGACTTCAATGGATCAATACCGACTGGTGGCATCTTCAATTTGGTTACGAATTATACTTTCTTAGGAAACATTCGTCTATGTGGATCAGTTTCTGGATTAAACATTTGCTATAAAAAGCAACACTGGATTCATTCTCGTAAAAAATTGACACTGGTTTGCACCATTGCATCTGCATCAGCATTCCTAGCCACAATAGTTTGTGTGATTGGATTGAGGCACATCAAGGGAATTCTCTACTCCAGGAAAGAAGACGCTTTCAGCCATTCAGCCCCCACAATGAAGTCCAACTTCCCTAGATTAACTTACCGAGAACTGTCAGAGGCCACCAGAGGATTTGATCAGGAGATGATGATAGGATCAGGTAGTTACGGACATGTCTATAAAGGAGTACTGGGCAATGGGACTATTGTAGCAGTCAAAGTGCTAAAGTTGCAAACTGGAAATTCCACAAAGAGCTTCAACAGAGAATGCCAAGTCCTGAAAAGGATTCGTCACAGGAACCTGATGAGGATCGTAACTGCATGCAGCTTACCAGATTTTAAGGCTCTTGTTCTTCCTTATATGGAAAATGGGAGCTTGGAGAGACACCTTTATCCACATTCAGATCAAGGGACAGGTTTGCGTTCTGCTTCTTCGGATTTGAGCTTGATCCAGAGGGTAAATATTTGTAGTGATGTAGCAGAAGGGATGGCTTATTTGCACCACCACTCTCCAATTAAGGTTATACACTGTGACTTGAAGCCAAGTAATGTTCTCCTCAATGATGACATGACTGCTTTAGTTTCTGATTTTGGGATCGCAAGGTTGGTGATGAATATTGAAGCGGGAAACACTGGGGTTGTTGAGAAAATGGGGGAGTCTACTGCAAACATGCTAACAGGGTCAATTGGATACATTGCaccag AGTATGGATACGGATCAAAGACATCGACAAAAGGTGATGTTTACAGCTTTGGAATTTTAGTGCTTGAGATGGTCACTAGAAAAAGACCCACCGATGACATGTTTGTTGGTGGTTTAAGCCTTCATAAGTGGGTGAAAACTCATTACCATGGGAGGATGGAGAAAGTGATCGACTTCTCTCTTATGAGAGCTGCAAGAGAACAGGCCCCTGAAGCTAGGAAAATGTGGGAAGTCACAATAGGTGAATTGATCGAATTGGGCCTCCTTTGCACTCAGGAGGCCACATCAACTAGGCCATCCATGCTCGATGCAGCTGATGACTTGGATCGCCTGAAGAGATACATTGACGGTGATACAACTGCAACATTTGCCTCTTCCCTTGGGATATCATCTTCCACTGTTGGTGAGGATTTGTGA